A window of the Eremothecium cymbalariae DBVPG#7215 chromosome 5, complete sequence genome harbors these coding sequences:
- a CDS encoding resistance to Congo red protein (similar to Ashbya gossypii AER006W) — translation MSSCKYFEMSPVKRILWYCSRLPSLLTYGSVGFPEENSIYKARWAIFAVWIVVVFFSIFMINLRRRRRGLRPIIGTAWLTPPSYGQSQRQYNRPTDDPTAIPVPEYTEQPNVNVDLGYYDNQGKFHPATGSVPKPGTAVTTDTSHGYQTSAPIGDYQQLHDVGYVRPQGPPPNAYYPNQYPPPPQQQQAPLPGVTDAGTTYYRHIT, via the exons TGTAAGTATTTTGAGATGAGCCCTGTTAAAAGAATTCTATGGTATTGCTCGAGACTTCCTTCTCTATTAA CATACGGCAGTGTAGGGTTTCCCGAAGAAAATTCGATATACAAGGCTCGTTGGGCAATCTTTGCTGTATGGATTGTTGTCGTATTCTTCAGTATATTTATGATTAACctgaggagaaggagaCGCGGTCTACGGCCAATCATAGGTACCGCATGGCTAACACCTCCAAGCTATGGCCAGTCTCAAAGACAATATAACAGGCCGACAGATGATCCAACAGCCATTCCTGTTCCTGAATACACAGAACAACCCAATGTCAATGTCGACCTGGGATACTACGACAATCAGGGGAAATTCCACCCTGCAACAGGATCAGTTCCAAAGCCAGGGACTGCTGTAACAACGGATACAAGCCATGGGTACCAAACTTCAGCGCCAATAGGCGACTATCAACAATTGCATGATGTGGGATATGTCCGTCCTCAGGGTCCTCCTCCTAATGCCTACTATCCCAACCAGTACCCACCACCACCCCAGCAACAACAAGCACCACTACCAGGTGTTACAGATGCTGGTACTACTTACTATCGCCATATCACGTAA